The proteins below are encoded in one region of Triticum aestivum cultivar Chinese Spring chromosome 1B, IWGSC CS RefSeq v2.1, whole genome shotgun sequence:
- the LOC123101480 gene encoding uncharacterized protein translates to MPATMAAVRCAARRFSGSLLQRTQAMVTEEGRRLTPSRLMRSRELSSKVSGERSQVAERLLLEPGSLMRSRQLSSQHARNIEKKEDDCWAGFNETLKRLDELQKKKKPSVFQQRMISIDRALKSLVYESFKLTVVYVAAAAAFSGNGLEA, encoded by the exons AT gccggcgacgatggcggcggttCGGTGCGCGGCGAGGAGGTTTAGTGGCTCCCTGCTCCAGCGAACGCAGGCGATGGTCACGGAGGAGGGACGCCGGCTCACGCCAAGCAGGCTCATGCGCTCCCGCGAGCTCTCCAGTAAGGTCTCCGGTGAG CGATCGCAGGTGGCGGAGCGACTCCTCCTCGAGCCAGGCAGCCTCATGCGCTCCCGCCAGCTCTCCAGCCAG CATGCTCGCAACATCGAGAAGAAAGAGGATGACTGCTGGGCGGGGTTCAATGAGACGTTAAAGAGGTTGGACGAGCTTCAAAAAAAGAAGAAACCAAGTGTTTTTCAGCA GCGCATGATATCCATCGACCGTGCGTTGAAGAGTTTAGTCTATGAATCTTTCAAGCTGACAGTTGTGTatgtggctgctgctgctgctttctcTGGCAATGGACTAGAAGCCTAG